In bacterium, the following proteins share a genomic window:
- a CDS encoding chemotaxis protein CheW, producing the protein MKVTRTENQGSDSSSHQFLAFELGSETYGVPLLEVQEIRTYSPATSIPNAPDYVLGVINLRGSIIAVIDLRTRLGMPPMNEEDQSIVVVVNFDGKTFGLRGDAVSDVVEIADDQVQPPPTITIDETKRFLSGLAQLQDRVIILLDTTMVIDIDAVSQMVA; encoded by the coding sequence ATGAAAGTTACTCGCACAGAGAACCAGGGTTCGGATTCGTCTTCCCATCAGTTCTTAGCATTCGAACTGGGAAGCGAAACCTATGGAGTGCCTTTGTTGGAGGTGCAGGAAATTCGAACCTATTCACCTGCAACAAGCATTCCAAATGCGCCTGATTATGTCCTGGGGGTCATCAACCTGCGAGGTTCGATTATCGCAGTTATTGACCTGCGCACAAGATTAGGAATGCCACCGATGAACGAAGAAGACCAAAGCATTGTCGTAGTCGTTAATTTCGACGGCAAAACCTTTGGCCTGCGTGGCGATGCGGTTTCTGATGTTGTGGAAATCGCGGACGATCAAGTCCAACCACCCCCGACCATCACCATTGATGAAACAAAACGCTTCCTCAGTGGTTTAGCCCAGTTACAAGATCGAGTGATTATTTTGCTCGACACGACGATGGTGATCGATATCGATGCCGTCAGTCAGATGGTGGCTTAA